AATGGATTAGTAGCATTGCTATGACTTTGAACTGAAACACTGGAATTCTTAGGAGCTACAGAATAtttcagtggtggtgatgacatttGTGCAACACTAGGAGCCTGAGAATAGAGGCTCTTGGGCTTGTCAAACATAACTGCCGAGCTATGCGCAGTGTGTGTATTGGGAACACCTTGTATTAACTGATCACCTTTAACAACAGTTTCAACTGTTCCATTTATGTGTTTTGCCTTGGTTTCAGCAATTTTTAACTTATCTTTCATTAACTTATTATCATACACAACTTGGCCATGCATACCAGTCATATCAGGAGTCAAAATATTCTTAGTTCCACTCATGGCAGAATTATCACCATTAAACTGAACATCAGTCTTATTACTATTCATCCGAGTTCCTTCATCTAAaccatcatcattatatactgcttgaaggaaaCTAAGCCCACTTTTATTCCGAGCATTTAACTCGCTGACTAAGCGCGCTTCCTTAATTTGTGTTGTGTTATTTTCTTtcattggatttttttttttatcgacTTTCGCTGGAAAAATAGAGTCGTCACTCTCAAAAACAACTTGCCTTTTCACATTATTGTGTGTTTCTTGTGTAATGATAGTGTTACCCAACTTTTGGGAAGATGCACTTTTCTCATGTGAATAGGCTGCTATGGAATATTTATTGGTATTAGACTGGTTTGTTGGCAGAGAAAGAGTTGGCTCACTCTTGATCAGATCAAAACTAACAGGAATTTTTGCTGAAAGTAGTTTACTTGAAACAGTTTTAGTTGGTGTGATTGTATTAGGTATACTAATAGATTTTGTAACTGTACTGCTATCATTCAATTGGTGAGCCTTTACCTCTGCCTCACTGCACTTTCTCTCACTTAATGTATTAGGACACAAATTATTCAAATTATGTTTTGGTTCTTTTGATATGCCAACTCCCACAGAAGCCCTTCCCTCTTTACCCATTACATTTTCAGTCTTGCTATTTTCCTGACATGAAAATTCAGTTTGTAAGGTGTTTCCAGCTATCCTGTTgacagagttattaactgaagagGGGCCATCTTGAGCTTCTGGAGCAGCCCCAATGTGAGGTAAACTCATATCGTCCTTGTCCTTCTTATCGTCAGAAGAAAATAAGATTTCGGGTAGTGTTATGGAAGCATGATTAGGGTTGTGCTGTTCCATTAGGTTTCCAATCAATTTTGCAATAGCTTCACGCTTCCCTCTCACTACCTCTTGAGGGAACCACTCGGTAAGTGTACGAATTGGGAATGTGTAGTCTTTCAATGGAT
This DNA window, taken from Procambarus clarkii isolate CNS0578487 chromosome 40, FALCON_Pclarkii_2.0, whole genome shotgun sequence, encodes the following:
- the LOC138372941 gene encoding uncharacterized protein, whose translation is MVEHRLRKGSEKAYNRDTMKGACPRVPQQMNYSDCGIYTLQFAESFFEHPLKDYTFPIRTLTEWFPQEVVRGKREAIAKLIGNLMEQHNPNHASITLPEILFSSDDKKDKDDMSLPHIGAAPEAQDGPSSVNNSVNRIAGNTLQTEFSCQENSKTENVMGKEGRASVGVGISKEPKHNLNNLCPNTLSERKCSEAEVKAHQLNDSSTVTKSISIPNTITPTKTVSSKLLSAKIPVSFDLIKSEPTLSLPTNQSNTNKYSIAAYSHEKSASSQKLGNTIITQETHNNVKRQVVFESDDSIFPAKVDKKKNPMKENNTTQIKEARLVSELNARNKSGLSFLQAVYNDDGLDEGTRMNSNKTDVQFNGDNSAMSGTKNILTPDMTGMHGQVVYDNKLMKDKLKIAETKAKHINGTVETVVKGDQLIQGVPNTHTAHSSAVMFDKPKSLYSQAPSVAQMSSPPLKYSVAPKNSSVSVQSHSNATNPFTPAAVKSFAQSVTTPQARRLSGLAKTALSSSSCIVNDDISSDSVKSVDSSRQTAIIDRDTAEVLLIMNPTSPVSNHSRSSKPSLGDSPAEQQNIFIDEDSNYGNVVGSSDRQLGKTAPSPSSSRPVLSSTHDRGCHPSSPGRRSVSEYSSHAAPGSSSPTLTGPSTPAVFRFNERVSSSGRTIAPPKRYLDDDEAMYAKKRRDKPGQGKPRNVLR